A DNA window from Amycolatopsis sp. DSM 110486 contains the following coding sequences:
- a CDS encoding thiamine pyrophosphate-binding protein, producing the protein MAGRTGAQHLGDALKALGTEVVFGLPGVHNLPLWEALAEAGIRIVGVRHEQTAGFAADGYARATGKLGVALVTTGPGAANTLGAVGEAMASAAPVLVVATDIPSTLKRPGVVRGVLHETSDQQAMFAPVTKAGFTVHRADQIGTTVHRASRLALMPQTGPVYLGIPTDYLREISEPSGPPKPLAERVLDLPDLARAAELLSGARRPLIWAGGGALRSEAGEAIGKLAERLAAPVITTFAARGLLPLDHPCLAPNPVHAPEVGELWDEADVVLAIGTDFDGLMTQNWLMPAPPKLIAVNVDAFDAGKNYKPDITLVGDARRVVESLRPASRPGLDELTVRLASIGRRVRQRIRTEEPQAADFLSTLEEVLPEPAMLVTDMCVAGYWIGGFHRVRAPRRLAYPMGWGTLGYGFPASLGAAATGTGRVVCVTGDGGFLYAVGDLATLAEEQLPVTVVVVDDGGYGMLRYDQDQEGLPHRGVDWDSPDFVGLARSFGVHADRVSGFGRAFRRLLSEFIESDEPNVLVVRAKLKPPVNTSPRWPRKPR; encoded by the coding sequence GTGGCAGGACGGACTGGTGCTCAGCATCTGGGCGACGCGCTGAAGGCACTCGGGACCGAAGTCGTGTTCGGGCTCCCGGGAGTGCACAACCTGCCGCTGTGGGAGGCGTTGGCGGAAGCGGGAATCCGGATCGTCGGTGTCCGGCACGAACAGACCGCCGGGTTCGCGGCCGACGGTTATGCCCGCGCCACGGGAAAACTCGGTGTCGCGCTCGTGACGACCGGGCCCGGCGCGGCCAACACGCTCGGCGCCGTGGGCGAGGCGATGGCCTCGGCCGCGCCGGTGCTCGTGGTCGCGACCGACATCCCGTCCACACTCAAGCGCCCCGGCGTGGTGCGCGGCGTGCTCCACGAAACGTCCGACCAGCAGGCGATGTTCGCGCCGGTGACCAAGGCCGGGTTCACCGTCCACCGCGCCGACCAGATCGGCACCACCGTGCACCGCGCGTCGCGGCTGGCGCTGATGCCGCAGACCGGCCCGGTGTACCTCGGCATCCCGACGGACTACCTGCGTGAGATCTCGGAGCCGAGCGGACCGCCGAAGCCGCTGGCTGAGCGGGTGCTCGACCTGCCGGATCTGGCCCGCGCCGCCGAGCTCCTCTCCGGCGCCCGGCGTCCGTTGATCTGGGCCGGCGGCGGCGCCTTGCGTTCGGAGGCGGGCGAGGCCATCGGCAAACTCGCCGAACGCCTGGCCGCTCCGGTGATCACCACGTTCGCCGCGCGCGGGCTGCTGCCGCTCGATCACCCTTGCCTGGCCCCGAATCCGGTGCACGCCCCGGAGGTCGGCGAGCTGTGGGACGAGGCCGATGTGGTGCTCGCGATCGGCACCGACTTCGACGGCCTGATGACGCAGAACTGGCTGATGCCCGCGCCGCCCAAGCTCATCGCGGTGAACGTGGACGCGTTCGACGCGGGGAAAAACTACAAACCGGACATCACGTTGGTAGGTGACGCCCGCCGCGTCGTCGAGTCGTTGCGCCCGGCCAGCCGGCCGGGCCTCGACGAGCTGACCGTGCGGCTGGCGTCCATCGGCCGCCGCGTGCGCCAGCGCATCCGCACCGAGGAGCCGCAGGCGGCCGACTTCCTGTCCACTTTGGAGGAAGTGCTCCCGGAACCTGCCATGCTGGTCACCGACATGTGCGTGGCCGGGTACTGGATCGGGGGTTTCCACCGCGTGCGCGCGCCGCGCCGGCTGGCCTACCCGATGGGCTGGGGCACGCTCGGCTACGGCTTCCCCGCGTCGCTCGGCGCCGCCGCCACCGGAACCGGGCGCGTCGTGTGTGTAACCGGCGACGGCGGTTTCCTCTACGCGGTGGGCGACCTCGCGACGCTCGCGGAGGAGCAGCTGCCGGTGACGGTCGTGGTCGTCGACGACGGCGGCTACGGCATGCTGCGCTACGACCAGGACCAGGAAGGCCTGCCGCACCGCGGCGTCGACTGGGACAGCCCGGATTTCGTCGGCCTGGCGCGGTCGTTCGGAGTGCACGCCGACCGCGTGTCCGGGTTCGGACGGGCGTTCCGGCGGCTGCTGAGCGAGTTCATCGAGTCGGACGAGCCCAACGTGCTGGTGGTGCGGGCGAAGCTGAAGCCTCCGGTGAACACGTCCCCACGGTGGCCGCGGAAGCCGCGCTGA
- a CDS encoding wax ester/triacylglycerol synthase family O-acyltransferase, whose protein sequence is MPLMPVTDSMFLMVETREHPMHVGGLQLFRKPENAGENYLSDLRQKMLATDNMRSVFRRRPSRPVNTAGYVRWAADAELELDYHFRHSALPQPGRIRELLEVTSRWHSTLLDRHRPLWEIHLIEGLQDGRFAMYSKIHHSLMDGVSALRHLQGTLSDDPNDLDCPPPWGSRQNGTNGNGHAQPSLFSLAGKTFDQVAGIAPAAAKVAREAFREHTLTLPMQAPKTMLNVPIGGARRFAAQSWSLDRVRAAATAAGVSRNDVVLAMCSGALRDYLIEQSALPDAPLIAMVPVSLRRKADAGEASGNNIGALLCNLGTDLSDPALRLSAIHTSMTNGKKLFSELTPLQTLLLSGVNVAQLGASPIPGVVNNTRPPFNLVISNVPGPRKQMYWNGAALDGIYPASVLLDGQALNITLTSNGDNLDFGITGCRRSVPHLQRILTHLDTALAELEGATGVK, encoded by the coding sequence ATGCCGTTGATGCCCGTGACCGACTCGATGTTCCTGATGGTCGAGACCCGCGAACACCCCATGCACGTCGGCGGCCTGCAGCTGTTCCGCAAACCGGAGAACGCGGGCGAGAACTACCTCAGTGATCTCCGCCAGAAGATGCTCGCCACCGACAACATGCGCAGCGTCTTCCGGCGCCGCCCCAGCCGGCCCGTGAACACCGCCGGGTACGTGCGCTGGGCCGCCGACGCGGAGCTCGAGCTCGACTACCACTTCCGCCACTCCGCGTTGCCGCAGCCGGGCCGCATCCGCGAACTGCTGGAGGTCACCTCCCGCTGGCACAGCACGCTGCTCGACCGGCACCGGCCGTTGTGGGAGATCCACCTCATCGAGGGCCTGCAGGACGGCCGGTTCGCGATGTACTCCAAGATCCACCACTCGCTGATGGACGGCGTCTCCGCGCTGCGCCACCTGCAGGGCACGCTGTCCGACGACCCGAACGATCTCGACTGCCCGCCGCCGTGGGGCAGCCGGCAGAACGGGACCAACGGCAACGGCCACGCGCAACCGTCGCTGTTCAGCCTCGCGGGCAAGACGTTCGACCAGGTCGCGGGCATCGCGCCGGCCGCGGCGAAGGTGGCGCGTGAGGCGTTCCGCGAGCACACGCTCACGCTGCCGATGCAGGCGCCGAAGACGATGCTGAACGTGCCGATCGGCGGCGCGCGCCGGTTCGCCGCGCAGTCGTGGTCGCTCGACCGCGTGCGCGCGGCGGCGACCGCCGCCGGCGTCTCCCGCAACGACGTGGTGCTCGCCATGTGCTCCGGCGCGCTGCGCGACTATCTCATCGAGCAGAGCGCCCTGCCGGACGCGCCGCTGATCGCGATGGTGCCGGTGTCGCTGCGCCGCAAGGCCGACGCCGGCGAGGCCAGCGGCAACAACATCGGCGCGCTGCTGTGCAACCTCGGCACCGACCTGTCCGACCCGGCGCTGCGGCTTTCGGCGATCCACACCTCGATGACCAACGGCAAGAAGCTCTTCTCGGAGCTCACGCCGTTGCAGACGCTGCTGCTCTCGGGCGTCAACGTGGCGCAGCTGGGCGCGTCGCCGATCCCGGGCGTCGTGAACAACACGCGGCCGCCGTTCAACCTGGTGATCTCCAACGTACCGGGCCCGCGCAAGCAGATGTACTGGAACGGGGCCGCGCTCGACGGCATCTACCCCGCGTCGGTGCTGCTCGACGGCCAGGCGCTGAACATCACGCTGACCAGCAACGGCGACAACCTCGACTTCGGCATCACAGGTTGCCGGCGCAGCGTGCCGCACCTGCAGCGGATCCTCACGCACCTGGACACGGCGCTGGCGGAGCTGGAAGGCGCGACGGGCGTCAAGTAG
- a CDS encoding aldo/keto reductase, with translation MRTTILGRSGLEVSRIAFGTWQLGGQWGSFDEDTAIAAIRHARELGVTLFDTAQAYGAGAAEQLLGKALRSELEHDRDSVVIATKGGTKPRAERARDSRREWLTQGVDNSLRLLGVDHLDLYQIHWPDPETPAAEVAATLQEFVDAGKVRHIGVSNYTAAELAAFDETRPVETLQPPYHLFRRGIETDPLPYAREHDIGVLAYSPLGSGLLTGTFTADSVFDESDWRSKSSAFQGENLRHNLEIVDELAKFAAERGASVSRLAIAWTLAQPGVHVAIVGARKPRNIEASTAAADLDLTPEDLAEIERITAGAIQVGGASPEGIA, from the coding sequence ATGCGTACGACGATTCTGGGCAGGAGCGGCCTCGAAGTATCGAGGATTGCCTTCGGCACGTGGCAGCTCGGCGGGCAGTGGGGTTCCTTCGACGAGGACACGGCGATCGCGGCGATCCGGCACGCGCGTGAGCTCGGCGTGACCCTCTTCGACACCGCGCAGGCCTACGGTGCCGGCGCGGCCGAGCAGCTCCTCGGCAAGGCGCTGCGCAGCGAACTCGAGCACGACCGCGACAGCGTCGTCATCGCGACCAAGGGCGGCACGAAACCGCGCGCCGAACGGGCCCGCGACTCCCGCCGCGAGTGGCTCACCCAGGGTGTGGACAACAGTCTGCGCCTGCTCGGCGTCGACCACCTCGACCTCTACCAGATCCACTGGCCCGACCCCGAGACGCCGGCGGCGGAGGTCGCGGCGACGCTGCAGGAGTTCGTCGACGCGGGCAAGGTGCGCCACATCGGGGTCTCGAACTACACCGCTGCCGAGCTCGCCGCCTTCGACGAGACGCGCCCGGTGGAGACGCTGCAGCCGCCGTACCACCTGTTCCGCCGCGGCATCGAGACCGATCCGCTGCCCTACGCTCGTGAGCACGACATCGGTGTGCTCGCCTACAGCCCGCTCGGCAGCGGCCTGCTCACCGGCACCTTCACAGCCGATTCGGTCTTCGACGAGTCCGACTGGCGCTCGAAATCCTCGGCGTTCCAAGGTGAAAACCTGAGGCACAACCTGGAGATCGTCGACGAGCTCGCCAAGTTCGCCGCCGAGCGGGGCGCGTCGGTCAGCCGGCTCGCGATCGCCTGGACGCTCGCCCAGCCCGGCGTCCACGTCGCCATCGTCGGAGCCCGCAAGCCGCGCAACATCGAGGCCAGCACGGCCGCCGCCGACCTCGACCTGACGCCCGAAGACCTCGCCGAGATCGAGCGCATCACCGCCGGCGCCATCCAGGTCGGCGGCGCCAGCCCGGAAGGCATCGCGTAA
- a CDS encoding MFS transporter encodes MIGYSLAVSLLEPLRGRSFRALATGRTLATFANAVAPVALAFAVLDLTGSAVDLGLVVGVRSVANVALVLFGGVLADRLPRSVIMQGTEAAAAITQGALAVSVLCGFASIPFLVGLSAVNGAVAAISLPAAAAITPQTVSRGRLSQANALLRLLTNTGRVAGAGVAGIVVAVAGSGWAVAVNALLFLAAAVAYRGIRLPRGARVEASHPIADLIAGWHEFRSRAWVWIVVVQFAFVNAAGLGTLVVIGPVVADETFGRTGWGLALAIETVGSIFGGLIAARWQPRRAMFVGVLLVMTEALPMFSLGLWPALVPLLLTMALAGLTMEQFSVIWDVSLQENIPEDRLARVYSYDVLGSLAAMPIGQIAAGPLVEHLGREPVLLGCGVLIVMATLLALSSRQVRGLVRRRPVAADTAPAT; translated from the coding sequence ATGATCGGATACTCGCTCGCCGTGAGCCTCCTCGAGCCCCTGCGCGGCCGCAGTTTCCGCGCGCTCGCCACCGGACGGACACTCGCCACCTTCGCCAACGCCGTCGCCCCCGTGGCGCTCGCGTTCGCCGTGCTCGACCTCACCGGTTCGGCCGTCGACCTCGGGCTCGTGGTGGGCGTGCGCTCGGTCGCGAACGTCGCGCTGGTGCTGTTCGGCGGCGTGCTGGCCGACCGCCTGCCCCGCTCGGTGATCATGCAGGGCACCGAGGCGGCCGCGGCGATCACGCAGGGCGCGCTCGCCGTGAGCGTCCTTTGTGGATTCGCGTCGATCCCATTCCTCGTCGGGCTCAGCGCGGTGAACGGCGCGGTCGCGGCGATCTCCCTGCCTGCCGCGGCGGCCATCACGCCCCAGACCGTTTCGCGGGGCCGGCTGAGCCAGGCCAACGCCCTGCTCCGCCTGCTCACCAACACCGGCCGCGTCGCGGGCGCCGGCGTCGCCGGGATCGTGGTCGCCGTCGCCGGCTCGGGCTGGGCGGTCGCGGTGAACGCGCTGCTGTTCCTCGCCGCCGCCGTCGCCTACCGCGGCATCCGCCTCCCGCGCGGCGCCCGCGTCGAGGCGAGCCACCCGATCGCCGACCTCATCGCGGGCTGGCACGAGTTCCGCTCGCGCGCGTGGGTGTGGATCGTGGTGGTGCAGTTCGCCTTCGTCAACGCCGCCGGCCTCGGCACGCTCGTCGTGATCGGCCCGGTCGTCGCCGACGAGACGTTCGGCCGCACGGGCTGGGGCCTCGCCCTCGCGATCGAGACGGTCGGCTCCATCTTCGGCGGCCTCATCGCCGCGCGCTGGCAACCCCGGCGCGCGATGTTCGTCGGCGTGCTGCTGGTGATGACGGAGGCCCTGCCGATGTTCAGCCTGGGCCTGTGGCCCGCGCTGGTGCCGCTCCTGCTGACGATGGCCCTGGCCGGCTTGACGATGGAGCAGTTCAGCGTCATCTGGGACGTGTCCCTCCAGGAGAACATCCCCGAGGACCGCCTCGCCCGCGTGTACTCCTACGACGTGCTGGGTTCCCTCGCGGCCATGCCCATCGGCCAGATCGCGGCGGGACCGCTGGTCGAGCACCTGGGCCGCGAGCCCGTGCTGCTGGGCTGCGGTGTGCTGATCGTGATGGCGACTTTGCTCGCGCTGTCGAGCCGGCAGGTACGCGGGTTGGTGCGCCGGCGCCCGGTCGCCGCGGACACGGCGCCGGCCACCTGA
- a CDS encoding MaoC family dehydratase has translation MTEFTTPIDDRWFEDYPQGAVYEFGEAVVTAEEIVEYARRFDPQSFHTDAAAAEHGPFGGLVASGWHTAGVMMRMFVDHFLSSVSSLGSPGMDDLRWPRPVRPGDKLHVRATIEEARLSKSKPDRGLLRTHIELFNADDEVVMTAHAINFMAVRPK, from the coding sequence ATGACCGAGTTCACGACGCCGATCGACGACCGCTGGTTCGAGGACTACCCGCAAGGCGCGGTGTACGAGTTCGGCGAAGCCGTGGTGACCGCGGAAGAGATCGTCGAGTACGCGCGGCGCTTCGACCCGCAGAGCTTCCACACCGACGCGGCCGCAGCCGAGCACGGCCCCTTCGGCGGCCTCGTCGCCAGCGGCTGGCACACGGCCGGCGTGATGATGCGGATGTTCGTGGACCACTTCCTGTCCTCGGTGTCCAGCCTCGGCAGCCCCGGCATGGACGACCTGCGCTGGCCCCGCCCCGTCCGCCCCGGGGACAAGCTCCACGTGCGCGCCACCATCGAGGAGGCGCGCCTCTCGAAGTCCAAGCCGGACCGCGGCCTGCTCCGCACGCACATCGAGCTCTTCAACGCCGACGACGAGGTCGTGATGACCGCCCACGCCATCAACTTCATGGCGGTACGCCCGAAATAG
- a CDS encoding helix-turn-helix transcriptional regulator, with protein MTAGPDIATVAQAIGEPARAAMLLQLMDGDAHTARVLATVAGIAPSTASAHLRRLCDAGLVRVTESGRRRLHQLAGPEVAQLVEALAALAPPRLPANLQPDPPTDELIEARACYGHLGGRLGVTIAARLQEDGVVGALRPGDTDAVRTFDHPLLTALGITGVTAAPPVRACLDWSQGRVHLAGALGAALLSGLLDAGWVRRRPAGRALRITPIGRDHLARLGFR; from the coding sequence ATGACGGCCGGACCGGACATCGCGACCGTCGCGCAGGCGATCGGCGAACCGGCGCGCGCGGCAATGCTGCTGCAGCTTATGGATGGTGACGCCCACACCGCGCGCGTCCTCGCGACGGTCGCGGGTATCGCCCCGTCCACGGCGAGCGCGCACCTGCGCAGGCTGTGTGACGCGGGCCTGGTACGAGTGACGGAGTCCGGCCGGCGGCGGCTGCACCAGCTCGCCGGGCCGGAGGTCGCCCAGCTCGTGGAGGCCCTCGCCGCGCTCGCACCTCCCCGGCTGCCCGCGAACCTGCAGCCGGACCCGCCGACGGACGAACTGATCGAGGCCCGCGCTTGTTACGGCCATCTCGGCGGCCGACTCGGCGTCACGATCGCGGCACGGCTTCAGGAAGACGGTGTCGTCGGCGCGCTCCGCCCGGGCGACACCGACGCCGTACGCACCTTCGACCACCCGTTGCTCACCGCACTCGGGATCACCGGAGTCACCGCGGCTCCACCTGTCCGCGCCTGCCTCGACTGGTCACAGGGCAGGGTCCATCTCGCCGGCGCGCTCGGTGCCGCACTGCTGAGCGGCCTCCTCGACGCGGGCTGGGTGCGCCGCCGCCCGGCCGGGCGAGCCCTGCGGATCACGCCGATCGGCCGGGACCACTTGGCGCGGCTCGGTTTCCGGTAG
- a CDS encoding amidase, whose amino-acid sequence MSHRELTASELVAAYATGELSPVEATEDALQAIEERDGELNAYCLVDADRALEQAKGAEIRWRDGNPIGWLDGVPSSIKDMFLTAGWPTRRGSTSIPAEGSWDVDSPVMARMREAGLVVLGKTTTPEIAWKGVTDSALAGITRNPVNPAMTAGGSSGGSAAAVAADMGAISVGTDGGGSVRIPASFCGIVGMKPTHGRIPLFPASPFGPLSHAGPMARSVDDTALLLDVIATPDPRDPAALAPPVSTFREAVRRDVRGLIAAFSPTLGYVDVDPEVAAIVAAAVKALDDAGLQIEEADPGFEDPKPSFDILWSTGAAKLLDSFPPGSEDRVDPGLRRVWEQGKTYSASDYLDATAARAALGILMGEFHTRYDVLITPTIPIPPFEAGHDVPPGSGLSEWPEWTPFTYPFNMTQQPAISVPAGRTSAGLPVGLQIVGPRHSDDLVLAVAKLLEEVRPWVVR is encoded by the coding sequence ATGAGCCACCGGGAACTGACCGCCAGCGAACTGGTCGCCGCCTACGCCACCGGGGAGCTTTCGCCGGTGGAAGCGACCGAGGACGCGCTGCAGGCCATCGAGGAACGTGACGGCGAACTCAACGCCTACTGCCTCGTCGACGCCGACCGCGCGCTGGAGCAGGCGAAGGGCGCCGAGATCCGCTGGCGCGACGGCAATCCGATCGGCTGGCTCGACGGCGTGCCCTCGTCGATCAAGGACATGTTCCTCACCGCCGGCTGGCCCACGCGGCGCGGCTCGACGAGCATCCCGGCCGAGGGGTCGTGGGACGTCGACAGCCCCGTGATGGCGCGGATGCGCGAGGCCGGCCTGGTGGTGCTGGGCAAGACGACCACGCCCGAGATCGCGTGGAAGGGCGTGACCGACAGCGCGCTCGCCGGGATCACCCGCAACCCGGTGAACCCGGCGATGACCGCGGGCGGGTCGAGCGGCGGCAGCGCGGCAGCCGTCGCGGCGGACATGGGCGCGATCTCCGTGGGCACCGACGGCGGTGGTTCGGTGCGGATCCCGGCGTCGTTCTGCGGGATCGTCGGGATGAAGCCGACCCACGGCCGGATCCCGCTGTTCCCGGCGAGCCCGTTCGGCCCGCTTTCGCACGCCGGCCCGATGGCGCGCAGCGTCGACGACACGGCGCTGCTGCTCGACGTGATCGCCACCCCCGACCCGCGTGACCCGGCCGCGCTGGCGCCGCCCGTTTCCACCTTCCGCGAGGCCGTGCGGCGCGACGTGCGCGGGCTGATCGCGGCGTTCTCGCCGACGCTCGGCTACGTGGACGTCGACCCGGAAGTGGCGGCGATCGTCGCGGCGGCCGTGAAGGCGCTCGACGACGCGGGGCTGCAGATCGAGGAGGCGGACCCGGGATTCGAGGACCCGAAGCCGTCGTTCGACATTCTGTGGTCCACCGGCGCGGCGAAGCTGCTGGACTCGTTCCCACCGGGCAGCGAGGACCGCGTCGACCCGGGCCTGCGCCGTGTGTGGGAGCAGGGCAAGACCTACAGCGCGAGCGACTACCTCGACGCCACCGCGGCGCGCGCGGCGCTCGGCATCCTGATGGGCGAGTTCCACACGCGCTACGACGTGTTGATCACCCCGACCATCCCGATCCCGCCGTTCGAGGCCGGGCACGACGTGCCGCCGGGCAGCGGGCTGAGCGAGTGGCCGGAGTGGACGCCGTTCACCTACCCGTTCAACATGACGCAGCAGCCGGCGATCAGCGTCCCGGCGGGGCGGACGTCGGCCGGATTGCCGGTGGGGCTGCAGATCGTGGGCCCGCGGCACTCCGACGACCTCGTGCTGGCCGTCGCGAAGCTGCTCGAAGAGGTGCGGCCCTGGGTGGTGCGCTGA
- a CDS encoding D-2-hydroxyacid dehydrogenase, producing the protein MIASEFPVLAVLCGSAPPPDMAAIENVAVVRYTDARGLTEALTGAQGLFVYDFLSTAVPGAWHAAGDLRWLHIASAGVDPVLFPGLVESDVVLTNSRGVFDDAIAEYVLGVVLAFAKDFARSLDLQRAGTWQHRETERVAGREVLVVGTGPIGRSIARLLRAAGLRVSGAGRRPRTGDPDFGTVHDSAQLTEHLPAFDYVVAVAPLTEQTKGMFDAAAFGAMKPSARFVNVGRGELVVTSDLVAALRGGQIAGAALDVFDTEPLPGDSPLWTMPDVLLSPHMSGDFLGWRTTLVEVFAANFRRWVAGEPLHNVVDKRLGYVPSESQGAAG; encoded by the coding sequence GTGATCGCCTCGGAATTTCCCGTGCTGGCGGTGCTGTGCGGGTCGGCTCCACCACCGGACATGGCCGCTATCGAAAACGTGGCGGTAGTTCGTTACACCGACGCGCGAGGACTGACCGAAGCGCTTACCGGAGCCCAGGGGCTGTTCGTCTACGATTTCCTCTCCACGGCCGTGCCCGGAGCATGGCACGCGGCCGGCGACCTGCGCTGGCTGCACATCGCGAGCGCGGGCGTCGACCCGGTGCTGTTCCCCGGCCTGGTTGAGAGCGACGTCGTGCTCACGAACTCGCGGGGCGTCTTCGACGACGCCATCGCCGAGTACGTGCTGGGCGTGGTTCTGGCCTTCGCCAAGGACTTCGCGCGTTCGCTCGACCTGCAGCGTGCCGGCACGTGGCAGCACCGCGAGACCGAACGCGTCGCCGGGCGCGAGGTGCTCGTGGTCGGCACCGGGCCCATCGGCCGCTCGATCGCGCGGCTGCTGCGCGCGGCCGGGCTGCGCGTGTCCGGGGCCGGGCGGCGCCCGCGCACGGGCGACCCCGACTTCGGCACGGTGCACGACTCCGCGCAGCTCACGGAACACTTGCCCGCCTTCGACTACGTCGTGGCCGTCGCGCCGCTGACCGAGCAGACGAAGGGCATGTTCGACGCGGCGGCGTTCGGGGCGATGAAGCCGTCGGCGCGGTTCGTGAACGTCGGGCGCGGTGAGCTGGTGGTCACGTCCGACCTGGTGGCGGCGTTGCGCGGCGGGCAGATCGCGGGCGCGGCCCTCGACGTGTTCGACACCGAGCCGCTGCCGGGCGACAGTCCACTCTGGACCATGCCGGACGTGCTGCTGTCGCCGCACATGTCGGGGGACTTCCTCGGCTGGCGAACCACCCTGGTAGAGGTGTTCGCGGCGAACTTCCGCCGCTGGGTGGCCGGGGAGCCGTTGCACAACGTCGTGGACAAACGGCTCGGATACGTGCCGTCGGAATCGCAGGGAGCAGCCGGATGA
- a CDS encoding Asp/Glu/hydantoin racemase produces MDLDILAFEGPLAQRGIGVIAPFDLALERELWRWVPMEVSLHLARTPYEPVPVSMEMAQLVSDSRHLAAATRDVLHVEPEVVAYLCTSGSFVNGIDYERSLTKAICDAGAPDAVTTSGALAEVLQQLDLHRISVLTPYDADLTGKLHDFLAELGVTTVSSDHLGLGGGIWKVSYRTIAERILAADHSDAEAIFVSCTNLPTFDLIEPLEKALGKPVLTANQLTMWACLRRMYLPIVGPGKWLREVS; encoded by the coding sequence TTGGATCTGGACATCCTCGCGTTCGAGGGCCCGCTAGCCCAGCGCGGCATCGGCGTGATCGCACCGTTCGACCTCGCCCTCGAACGCGAACTCTGGCGGTGGGTACCGATGGAGGTCTCCCTCCACCTCGCCCGCACGCCGTACGAGCCCGTGCCCGTGAGCATGGAGATGGCGCAGCTCGTGAGCGACAGCCGGCACCTCGCGGCCGCGACCCGCGACGTGCTGCACGTCGAGCCCGAGGTCGTCGCCTACCTCTGCACGTCGGGCAGCTTCGTGAACGGCATCGACTACGAACGCTCCCTCACCAAGGCGATCTGCGACGCGGGCGCACCCGACGCCGTGACGACCTCGGGGGCGCTGGCCGAGGTGCTGCAGCAGCTCGACCTGCACCGGATCTCGGTGCTCACCCCCTACGACGCCGACCTCACCGGCAAGCTCCACGACTTCCTCGCCGAGCTCGGCGTGACCACGGTGTCCAGCGACCACCTTGGTCTGGGCGGCGGCATCTGGAAGGTCAGCTACCGCACCATCGCCGAGCGCATCCTCGCCGCCGATCACAGCGACGCCGAAGCGATCTTCGTCAGCTGCACCAACCTCCCCACGTTCGACTTGATCGAGCCCCTCGAGAAAGCCCTGGGCAAGCCCGTGCTGACGGCCAACCAGCTGACCATGTGGGCCTGCCTGCGCCGCATGTACCTGCCGATCGTCGGCCCCGGCAAGTGGCTGCGGGAGGTCTCTTGA
- a CDS encoding maleate cis-trans isomerase produces MTTIGFIYPDHAAEDDYPLAEQLLGGSDADEGDIRLPVEHIYGTDLHAVPELLDLGSEARLADGAAQLAKHEPDAVIWACTSGSFVYGWDGARDQADRLSAVAGVPASSTSFAFVHAAQALGVKRVAVAASYPDDVARLFVDFLAAGGVEVLTMASAGIDTAAEVGRLEPQAVVRLAVANNHPEADAVLVPDTAMRTLGEINTIETALDKPVLTANQVTIWEGLRLTGTTRLVRSLGALFRVRS; encoded by the coding sequence GTGACCACGATCGGCTTCATCTACCCCGACCACGCGGCCGAGGACGACTACCCGCTCGCCGAGCAGCTGCTCGGCGGGTCGGACGCCGACGAAGGCGACATCCGGCTGCCGGTCGAGCACATCTACGGCACCGACCTGCACGCCGTGCCGGAGCTGCTCGACCTCGGCAGCGAGGCCCGCCTCGCCGACGGCGCCGCCCAGCTCGCCAAGCACGAGCCCGACGCCGTGATCTGGGCCTGCACCTCCGGCAGCTTCGTGTACGGCTGGGACGGCGCGCGCGACCAGGCCGACCGCCTCTCCGCGGTGGCAGGGGTCCCGGCATCGAGCACGTCGTTCGCCTTTGTGCACGCGGCGCAGGCCCTCGGCGTGAAGCGCGTCGCGGTGGCCGCGAGCTACCCCGACGACGTCGCGCGCCTGTTCGTGGACTTTCTCGCCGCCGGCGGCGTCGAGGTGCTCACGATGGCGAGCGCGGGCATCGACACCGCCGCCGAGGTCGGCCGGCTCGAGCCCCAGGCCGTGGTGCGCCTGGCCGTGGCGAACAACCACCCCGAGGCCGACGCCGTGCTCGTGCCGGACACCGCGATGCGCACGCTCGGCGAGATCAACACCATCGAGACCGCGCTGGACAAGCCCGTGCTCACGGCGAACCAGGTGACGATCTGGGAAGGCCTGCGGCTCACCGGCACCACGCGCCTGGTGCGTTCGCTGGGCGCGTTGTTCCGGGTGAGGAGCTGA